In the genome of Bradyrhizobium sp. CIAT3101, one region contains:
- a CDS encoding heme biosynthesis HemY N-terminal domain-containing protein, with protein sequence MLRIVFFLVLIALAGAGAAWVADQPGDVVLTWGGFRASPSIPVFVLCLGIFAVLIVLLWSIVTMIWRTPGRMRRRRHEKRHARGRHAITHGLLAIGHGDTALARRHADAARRHAPNDPLALLLHAQSAQLDGNRDEAQRAFRAMAEREDTRLLGLRGLFIEAQRADDAVGAVMIAEEAIKLSPSSTWASHAVLGFRCARGDWSGALAILDSNLSAGLIDKQGYRRQRGVLLTARALELETMDRDVARESVMEAVKLAPTLVPAAVLAAKFESEAHQVRRAMKLVEAAWLANPHPDLADAYAHVKLGDAARQRLQRVETLAAKTPADKAGHVEGQLAIARAAIDATEFARAREVLAPYVNDPTQRVALLMAELERTEHGDGGRARAWTLRAVRARHDPAWTADGYVSDRWRPVSPVTGRLDAFQWQTPVASLPSDKGTTIESSAFEEAMLAAPPPKRVTVVSEAPVEPAVIAEVQTPTPAPAPAPAAQDNAPPAATEEPVVAPAEPIKPAPEAAESSPVAATPVFRTRADLGKPTQAPIQAVIPIVRAPDDPGIDDDGPSDEFTEQIGTPRDHAKAQAGGWRGFWSRWGA encoded by the coding sequence ATGCTTCGCATCGTCTTCTTCCTTGTTCTGATTGCGCTCGCAGGCGCAGGCGCGGCCTGGGTTGCCGATCAGCCCGGCGATGTCGTGCTGACCTGGGGCGGTTTCCGGGCCTCGCCGAGCATTCCGGTGTTCGTGCTCTGCCTCGGCATCTTCGCCGTCCTGATCGTCTTGCTCTGGAGCATCGTGACGATGATCTGGCGCACGCCGGGGCGCATGCGCCGCCGCCGGCACGAGAAGCGTCACGCCCGTGGCCGCCACGCCATCACCCACGGCCTGCTCGCGATCGGTCATGGCGACACCGCGCTGGCTCGCCGCCACGCCGACGCGGCGCGGCGGCATGCGCCGAACGATCCGCTCGCGCTTCTCCTGCATGCGCAATCGGCCCAGCTCGACGGCAATCGCGACGAGGCGCAGCGCGCCTTCCGCGCCATGGCCGAGCGCGAGGACACGCGGCTGCTCGGCTTGCGCGGCCTGTTCATCGAGGCACAGCGCGCCGACGATGCGGTCGGTGCCGTAATGATCGCGGAGGAAGCGATCAAGCTGTCGCCGTCCTCGACCTGGGCCTCGCACGCGGTGCTCGGCTTCCGCTGTGCGCGCGGCGACTGGAGCGGCGCGCTCGCGATCCTGGATTCGAATCTGTCTGCAGGCCTGATCGACAAGCAGGGCTATCGCCGGCAGCGCGGCGTGCTGCTGACGGCGCGCGCGCTGGAGTTGGAGACGATGGACCGCGATGTCGCGCGCGAGAGCGTGATGGAAGCCGTCAAGCTCGCGCCGACCCTGGTGCCGGCCGCCGTGCTCGCCGCGAAATTCGAGAGCGAGGCGCACCAGGTGCGCCGCGCCATGAAGCTGGTCGAGGCGGCCTGGCTCGCCAATCCGCATCCCGACCTTGCCGATGCCTATGCGCATGTGAAGCTCGGCGATGCCGCGCGGCAGCGCCTGCAGCGGGTCGAGACGCTTGCGGCGAAAACGCCCGCCGACAAGGCTGGGCATGTCGAGGGGCAGCTTGCGATCGCGCGTGCCGCGATCGATGCGACCGAGTTCGCCCGTGCGCGCGAGGTGCTGGCGCCTTACGTCAACGATCCGACCCAGCGCGTGGCGCTGCTGATGGCCGAGCTCGAACGCACCGAGCATGGCGACGGCGGCCGTGCCCGTGCCTGGACCTTGCGCGCGGTGCGGGCCCGTCACGACCCGGCCTGGACCGCGGATGGCTATGTCAGCGATCGCTGGCGTCCGGTCTCCCCGGTCACCGGCCGGCTCGATGCCTTCCAGTGGCAGACGCCGGTGGCGAGCCTGCCATCCGACAAGGGCACCACGATCGAGTCCTCGGCCTTCGAGGAAGCCATGCTCGCCGCCCCGCCGCCGAAGCGGGTGACGGTGGTTAGCGAGGCGCCGGTGGAACCGGCCGTGATCGCAGAGGTCCAGACCCCGACCCCAGCCCCTGCCCCTGCTCCGGCCGCGCAGGACAACGCGCCCCCGGCGGCGACGGAAGAACCGGTGGTGGCACCCGCCGAGCCGATCAAGCCGGCCCCTGAGGCCGCCGAATCATCGCCGGTCGCGGCAACCCCGGTGTTCCGGACCCGTGCGGACCTCGGCAAGCCCACCCAGGCACCGATCCAGGCCGTCATCCCGATCGTCCGCGCGCCGGATGATCCCGGCATCGATGACGACGGCCCCAGCGATGAATTTACGGAACAAATCGGCACGCCCAGGGACCATGCGAAGGCCCAGGCCGGCGGTTGGCGCGGATTCTGGTCCCGTTGGGGCGCGTGA
- a CDS encoding AzlC family ABC transporter permease, whose translation MAAAVVAYLMPMAIINEAIPAATARCSRAGFRRGFVKALPFLLSNGLAGVVMGVAYRGVGLGFVPAVLFSVVVYSATAQAVTLGMWAAAPPIIPMVIACVATNARYLVMGAHLHQLFGRLRKRITLPILFLLADASWLMTTADAERNDADAGYLLGASAPMAIGWVGGTALGYGLPLQPDGPIAIAAALLPAAFIATLLPSQWRGKRSILPWLLAAITAVLVSRFMAPNWAMLIGGAVGTGFSMLRGDHA comes from the coding sequence ATGGCTGCTGCGGTCGTGGCTTATCTAATGCCCATGGCCATTATAAACGAAGCCATCCCTGCGGCAACGGCCCGCTGCTCGCGCGCCGGGTTCAGGCGTGGTTTCGTCAAGGCGTTGCCGTTCCTTCTCAGCAACGGTCTCGCGGGCGTGGTCATGGGTGTCGCCTATCGCGGTGTTGGACTTGGCTTTGTTCCTGCGGTGCTGTTCAGCGTCGTTGTCTACTCCGCCACAGCGCAGGCCGTCACGCTCGGAATGTGGGCTGCGGCCCCACCAATCATACCCATGGTCATCGCGTGCGTGGCGACCAACGCACGCTATCTGGTCATGGGGGCCCACCTCCATCAACTCTTCGGCAGGCTTCGCAAGCGTATCACGCTTCCGATCCTGTTCCTCTTGGCGGATGCGTCATGGTTGATGACGACCGCCGACGCGGAACGCAATGATGCCGATGCTGGCTATCTCCTGGGCGCGAGCGCACCGATGGCGATCGGTTGGGTGGGCGGAACAGCCTTAGGCTACGGCTTGCCTCTGCAACCTGACGGTCCAATCGCGATTGCCGCCGCGCTGTTGCCAGCCGCTTTCATCGCCACGCTGCTTCCAAGCCAGTGGCGTGGCAAGCGCTCTATACTTCCCTGGCTTTTGGCTGCCATCACCGCAGTCCTCGTCAGTCGCTTCATGGCGCCGAACTGGGCCATGCTCATCGGTGGCGCGGTCGGAACAGGATTCAGCATGTTGCGGGGGGATCATGCTTGA
- a CDS encoding AzlD domain-containing protein, with protein sequence MLDWRTLAAIGVLGLVSYVMRSGGFLAAGLMREDRTLVRFFRLAPGNLFIAFVAAACLEGGFPSILGCASAFGVMALTQKEWAALAAGFATATLVAIFHSK encoded by the coding sequence ATGCTTGATTGGCGAACTCTTGCGGCAATCGGCGTGCTCGGCCTCGTCAGTTACGTCATGCGGTCAGGTGGGTTTCTCGCAGCCGGGCTGATGCGCGAAGACAGGACGCTCGTGAGATTCTTCCGACTGGCGCCGGGCAATCTTTTCATCGCTTTCGTCGCGGCGGCCTGCCTCGAGGGCGGTTTTCCAAGCATCCTCGGCTGCGCCAGCGCATTCGGCGTGATGGCATTGACCCAAAAAGAATGGGCGGCTCTGGCCGCGGGCTTTGCCACCGCCACGCTCGTCGCAATTTTTCATTCTAAGTAA
- a CDS encoding polysaccharide deacetylase family protein, translating into MRNALGLMLASVLAAVVIAGGWYFYSSRADQGAPKTTAARAADPLPAQAKLAAKDDVETTAALAGKPAAPAAASAPAPAPAVAPVQQTTTCTNPNALGVARVVEIDTTGGPGFGFEQYKQFDFLADKEVVLTFDDSPWPHNTPAVLKALADECTKGLFFSVGKHATWHPEILRQVLAQGHTVGTHTWSHLNLNGKKMTEQQAKDEIEKGFSAVKWALGTNPSPFFRFPQLQQNPALVSYLGSRNVGIFSTDLDSFDFRKESTPDKIISNVMTKLDKLGKGIILMHDFQKRTGEALPTLLARLKAGGYKVVQIKAKTTFDSLPEYDEAVLKELKVPATNATNARPVSSVVQTVSQR; encoded by the coding sequence ATGCGTAATGCGTTGGGCCTGATGCTGGCCAGTGTCCTTGCGGCGGTCGTGATCGCCGGGGGTTGGTATTTTTATTCCTCTCGCGCCGACCAGGGCGCTCCCAAGACAACAGCTGCCCGTGCCGCCGATCCGCTCCCGGCACAGGCCAAGCTCGCCGCCAAGGATGACGTCGAGACCACGGCGGCACTCGCGGGCAAGCCCGCCGCTCCTGCCGCAGCGTCCGCACCTGCGCCGGCACCGGCCGTGGCGCCGGTTCAGCAGACCACGACCTGCACCAATCCGAATGCCTTGGGCGTCGCGCGCGTGGTCGAGATCGACACCACCGGAGGTCCGGGCTTCGGCTTCGAGCAGTACAAGCAGTTCGATTTCCTCGCCGACAAGGAGGTCGTGCTGACCTTCGACGACAGCCCCTGGCCGCACAACACGCCGGCCGTGCTGAAGGCCCTGGCCGATGAATGCACCAAGGGCCTGTTCTTCTCGGTCGGCAAGCACGCCACCTGGCATCCGGAGATCCTGCGCCAGGTTCTGGCCCAGGGCCACACGGTGGGCACGCACACCTGGTCGCACCTCAATCTCAACGGCAAGAAGATGACGGAGCAGCAGGCCAAGGACGAGATCGAGAAGGGCTTCAGCGCGGTGAAATGGGCGCTCGGCACCAACCCGTCGCCGTTCTTCCGCTTCCCGCAGCTTCAGCAGAATCCGGCGCTGGTGAGCTATCTCGGCAGCCGCAACGTCGGGATTTTCTCGACCGACCTCGACTCCTTCGACTTCCGCAAGGAGAGCACGCCGGACAAGATCATCAGCAACGTGATGACCAAGCTCGACAAGCTCGGCAAGGGCATCATCCTGATGCACGACTTCCAGAAGCGCACCGGCGAAGCGCTGCCGACGCTGCTCGCGCGCCTCAAGGCCGGCGGCTACAAGGTCGTGCAGATCAAGGCGAAGACGACGTTCGACTCGCTGCCCGAGTATGACGAAGCCGTGCTCAAGGAATTGAAGGTGCCGGCGACCAATGCGACGAACGCGCGCCCGGTGTCGAGCGTGGTGCAGACGGTCTCGCAGCGCTAA
- a CDS encoding MFS transporter, whose translation MTEQTNRQRQSADGITAPLRYTIFRRIWLASLLSNLGLLIQGVGAAWAMTQMAASADKVALVQTALMLPIMLISMPAGAIADMYDRRIVTLVSLMIALTGASALTILAGLKLITPEALLAFCFVVGSGNALFGPAWQSSVSEQVPPEALPSAVALNGISYNIARSFGPAVGGVIVASLGAVAAFACNAILYLPLLVVLLLWRRVVEPSRLPREKLNRAMVSGFRYITNSPPIKIVLLRTLVMGLIGGAIMALMPLVARDLLHGGAQTYGIMLGAFGMGAVVGALNIHELRKRMSGEAAIRACTISMAFAMAAIALSSEPVLTAAALVLAGAVWMAAVALFNIGVQLSAPRWVAGRSLAAFQASISGGIAIGAWGWGRLTDYAGVEVALLTAAGLMLVSPLLGVWLTMPRVGARNEDADVLADPEVRLSLTGRSGPLVVEIEYRVAQENARGFHNVMQDVQLSRQRNGAYGWSIARDIADPELWTERYHCPTWFDYLRQRNRSTQSERALHQQAIDFHIGPDPVRIRRMLERPFGSVRWKEETPDRASAEVLPVVATAAGSST comes from the coding sequence ATGACCGAGCAGACGAACCGCCAGAGACAGTCCGCCGACGGCATCACCGCACCCCTGCGGTACACCATATTCCGGCGCATCTGGCTCGCGAGCCTGCTCTCCAATCTCGGCCTCCTGATCCAGGGCGTGGGTGCGGCCTGGGCGATGACGCAGATGGCGGCTTCCGCCGACAAGGTGGCGCTGGTGCAGACCGCCCTGATGCTGCCGATCATGCTGATCTCGATGCCGGCCGGCGCCATCGCCGACATGTATGACCGCCGCATCGTGACGCTGGTCTCGCTCATGATCGCGCTGACCGGCGCATCCGCCCTCACCATCCTGGCCGGGCTCAAGCTCATCACCCCGGAAGCGCTGCTGGCCTTCTGCTTCGTCGTCGGCAGCGGCAATGCGCTGTTCGGACCGGCCTGGCAGTCCTCGGTCAGCGAACAGGTGCCGCCCGAAGCCCTGCCGTCGGCGGTCGCGCTGAACGGCATCAGCTACAACATCGCGCGCAGCTTCGGTCCCGCAGTGGGCGGCGTCATCGTCGCCTCGCTCGGCGCGGTTGCGGCCTTTGCATGCAACGCGATCCTCTATCTGCCGCTCCTGGTGGTGCTGCTGCTCTGGCGGCGCGTGGTCGAGCCCTCGCGACTGCCGCGGGAGAAGCTCAATCGCGCGATGGTGTCGGGCTTCCGCTACATCACCAACTCGCCGCCGATCAAGATCGTGCTGCTGCGTACGCTGGTGATGGGCCTGATCGGCGGCGCCATCATGGCGCTGATGCCGCTGGTGGCCCGCGACCTCCTGCATGGCGGCGCGCAGACCTACGGCATCATGCTCGGCGCCTTCGGCATGGGCGCGGTGGTCGGCGCGCTCAACATCCACGAATTGCGCAAGCGCATGAGCGGCGAGGCGGCGATCCGCGCCTGCACGATCTCGATGGCGTTCGCGATGGCGGCGATTGCCTTGAGCAGCGAGCCGGTGCTGACCGCGGCCGCGCTGGTGCTGGCCGGCGCGGTCTGGATGGCCGCGGTGGCGCTGTTCAACATCGGCGTGCAGCTTTCGGCGCCGCGCTGGGTCGCGGGACGCTCGCTCGCCGCGTTCCAGGCCTCGATCTCCGGCGGTATCGCAATCGGCGCGTGGGGCTGGGGTCGTCTCACCGACTATGCCGGCGTCGAGGTCGCGCTGCTGACCGCGGCGGGCCTGATGCTGGTCTCGCCCTTGCTCGGCGTCTGGCTGACGATGCCTCGCGTCGGCGCCCGCAACGAAGACGCGGATGTGCTGGCCGATCCCGAGGTCAGGCTGTCACTGACCGGGCGCAGCGGACCGCTGGTGGTGGAGATCGAATATCGCGTCGCCCAGGAGAACGCGCGCGGCTTCCACAACGTGATGCAGGACGTCCAGCTGTCGCGGCAGCGCAACGGCGCCTATGGCTGGTCGATCGCGCGCGACATCGCCGATCCGGAATTGTGGACCGAGCGTTATCACTGCCCGACCTGGTTCGATTACCTGCGCCAGCGCAACCGTTCGACCCAGTCCGAACGCGCGCTGCATCAGCAAGCGATCGATTTCCACATCGGCCCCGATCCGGTGCGGATCCGCCGCATGCTGGAGCGGCCGTTCGGTTCGGTGCGCTGGAAGGAAGAAACGCCGGACCGCGCCAGTGCCGAGGTGCTGCCGGTGGTCGCGACCGCGGCAGGAAGCAGCACGTAG
- a CDS encoding hydrolase, with protein MMLSRRTILQGAGGLAFAVANFRSDALAQTSSAAKDPGSNPEVPPILFVHGNGDYDALWMTTLWRMECNGIARDRMMAINFTNPTARADDTVEQANRSSTEDQRRELAAAIAELKRRTGAARVALVGNSRGGNSIRNVIKNGGGGDVSHAVLCGTPNHGVFALDDLLGNEFNGRGPFLSGLNGGDSEVTPGTAFLTLRSDGMDKYAQPDGRFMGKPGVPTNVTVEGPELKGATNRVLGTIDHRETAYHPRAFREIYKFIAGREPARIAITPEHAVQLSGLVTGAVDGVPTNRPVAGAVVEVNYVDRESGERRGVVHRSTTGANGRWGVASVDSTSPLEIVLTSPDAPITHFYRSPFPRSSDVVHLRAARPFLPADKDAGAVVIMSRPRGYFGLPRDTVLFDGKEPADVHPGVPTDATATLRLPASDGRRNIVAQFNEERIVARAWPAAENRIAVAEMTY; from the coding sequence ATGATGCTGTCACGACGGACGATCCTGCAGGGTGCAGGTGGCCTGGCTTTCGCGGTTGCGAACTTTCGCAGCGATGCGCTGGCGCAAACATCGTCCGCGGCCAAAGATCCCGGCAGCAACCCTGAGGTGCCGCCGATCCTGTTCGTTCACGGCAATGGCGACTACGATGCGCTGTGGATGACGACGCTGTGGCGGATGGAATGCAACGGCATCGCGCGCGACCGGATGATGGCGATCAATTTCACCAATCCCACCGCGCGCGCCGACGATACGGTCGAGCAGGCCAACCGCTCCTCCACCGAGGATCAGCGCCGCGAGCTGGCGGCCGCCATCGCCGAGCTGAAGCGCCGCACCGGCGCGGCGCGTGTGGCGCTGGTCGGCAATTCGCGTGGCGGCAATTCCATCCGCAACGTCATCAAGAACGGCGGCGGTGGCGATGTCAGCCACGCAGTCCTGTGCGGCACGCCCAATCACGGCGTGTTTGCGCTCGATGATCTCCTCGGCAACGAGTTCAACGGACGCGGCCCCTTCCTGAGCGGCCTGAACGGCGGCGACAGCGAGGTGACGCCGGGCACGGCTTTCCTCACCCTGCGCAGCGACGGCATGGACAAATATGCGCAACCCGATGGCCGCTTCATGGGCAAGCCGGGCGTGCCGACCAATGTCACCGTCGAGGGACCGGAGCTGAAGGGCGCGACCAATCGCGTGCTCGGCACGATCGACCATCGCGAGACGGCGTATCACCCGCGCGCCTTCCGCGAGATCTACAAGTTCATCGCCGGCCGTGAGCCTGCACGCATCGCGATCACGCCGGAGCACGCCGTCCAGCTCAGCGGACTGGTCACGGGCGCGGTGGACGGCGTGCCGACCAATCGCCCGGTCGCCGGGGCGGTGGTGGAGGTCAACTATGTCGACCGCGAGAGCGGCGAGCGCAGGGGCGTGGTGCATCGCTCGACGACGGGCGCCAACGGCCGCTGGGGGGTGGCCTCGGTCGATTCCACGTCGCCGCTCGAAATCGTCCTGACGTCGCCGGACGCCCCGATCACGCACTTCTACCGTTCGCCGTTCCCGCGCTCTTCCGACGTCGTGCATTTGCGCGCCGCGCGCCCGTTCCTTCCCGCGGACAAGGATGCCGGAGCGGTCGTGATCATGTCGCGCCCGCGCGGCTATTTCGGCCTGCCGCGCGATACCGTCCTGTTTGACGGCAAGGAGCCCGCCGACGTCCATCCGGGCGTGCCTACGGATGCGACAGCGACCTTGCGCCTTCCGGCCAGCGATGGCCGGCGTAACATCGTGGCCCAGTTCAACGAAGAACGAATTGTGGCCCGCGCCTGGCCGGCCGCCGAGAACAGGATTGCGGTTGCCGAGATGACTTATTAG
- a CDS encoding cytochrome P450, with the protein MNIASVRRPIIPPTPPRAPDNLSFFGRLAVIRQNMIATWGQRAYEEEIIQGRFFLHKSFILNQPDAIRHVLLSNYQNYTRTPAGIRMLRPVLGEGLLLAEGHAWTFQRRTLSPAFTPRATANLVPHMTAVLDETIAKLDVRTNEPIDLREVMQRMTLEIAGRTMFSFGMDRHGPTLRNFVMEYAERLGRAYFLDMVLPVSWPTPMDRARARFRTRWTEFVAMLIAERRAAGKQDGAPPRDLFDLMDEARDPETGKGFSDAQLVDEVATMILAGHETTATALFWALYLLALDPDTQEEVASETRGEHLDSMADIDRQKFTRAVVDETMRLYPPAFLVARAARDKDVVAGAKVSKGDIIMIAPWLLHRHEKLWDQPNAFIPKRFMTKEAPDRFAYLPFGAGPRVCMGAPFAQAESVLALARLIGAFRVELADATPVIPCGVVTTQPDHSPLFRITRR; encoded by the coding sequence ATGAACATCGCCAGCGTGCGTCGGCCCATCATCCCCCCGACACCGCCGCGCGCGCCGGACAATCTGTCGTTCTTCGGCCGGCTGGCGGTGATCCGCCAGAACATGATCGCGACCTGGGGGCAGCGCGCCTATGAGGAAGAGATCATCCAGGGCCGCTTCTTCCTGCACAAGAGCTTCATCCTGAACCAGCCGGATGCGATCCGGCACGTTCTGCTCAGCAATTATCAGAACTACACGCGAACGCCGGCCGGCATCCGCATGCTGCGTCCGGTGCTCGGCGAGGGTCTCCTGCTCGCCGAAGGCCACGCCTGGACATTTCAACGGCGCACGCTGTCGCCGGCGTTCACGCCGCGCGCCACCGCCAATCTCGTCCCGCACATGACGGCGGTGCTCGACGAGACCATCGCGAAGCTGGATGTTCGTACCAATGAGCCGATTGATCTGCGCGAGGTCATGCAGCGCATGACGCTGGAGATCGCCGGACGCACGATGTTTTCGTTCGGCATGGACCGGCACGGTCCGACCTTGCGCAACTTCGTCATGGAATATGCCGAGCGGCTCGGGCGGGCCTACTTCCTCGACATGGTGCTGCCGGTCTCCTGGCCGACGCCGATGGATCGGGCTCGCGCCCGTTTCCGCACGCGCTGGACCGAATTCGTCGCGATGCTGATCGCCGAGCGGCGCGCGGCAGGCAAGCAGGACGGCGCGCCGCCACGCGATCTGTTCGATCTCATGGACGAGGCGCGCGACCCTGAAACCGGCAAGGGCTTTTCCGATGCGCAGCTCGTCGACGAGGTCGCGACCATGATCCTGGCGGGTCATGAGACGACCGCGACCGCGCTGTTCTGGGCGCTCTATCTGCTGGCGCTCGATCCGGATACGCAGGAGGAGGTCGCCTCCGAGACCCGCGGCGAGCATCTCGACAGCATGGCTGATATCGACCGGCAAAAATTCACCCGCGCCGTGGTCGACGAGACCATGCGGCTCTATCCGCCGGCGTTCCTTGTCGCCCGCGCTGCGCGCGACAAGGACGTTGTGGCCGGTGCCAAGGTCAGCAAGGGCGACATCATCATGATCGCGCCATGGCTGCTGCACCGGCACGAGAAGCTGTGGGATCAGCCGAACGCGTTCATTCCAAAACGGTTCATGACGAAAGAGGCGCCCGATCGCTTCGCCTATCTGCCGTTCGGCGCGGGTCCGCGCGTCTGCATGGGCGCGCCCTTCGCGCAAGCCGAGTCCGTGCTGGCGCTGGCCCGGCTGATCGGCGCGTTCCGCGTCGAACTGGCGGACGCGACACCGGTCATTCCGTGTGGCGTCGTGACGACCCAGCCTGACCATTCACCCCTGTTCCGCATCACGCGCCGGTGA
- a CDS encoding adenylate/guanylate cyclase domain-containing protein, which produces MSDIQAQLSVLKQTADAKVVDAIARLIKDGEDHELNRVNVLDFATQHGVDEEHAISTFLHSARLGLFDLGWNVLCPGCGGVLGAHTTLKALKPDDYHCALCACGYKASVDDQVEVSFTVNPRVRRIAAHDPDTLPVWEYFKQVFWSSGVDFNKESFATLANEVTLDTMELPAGEKATMSLQLPNDFIIIFEPVTHAAQFIDVQGEPTKDRQQLSIMYNKVQAPTGTTTMRPGPLRLSLENQAGVRVLPSVFIAAEALHHLIGQRKPFLTAKRMLSNQTFRDVFKADNLSLDQRLQITSLTFLFTDLKGSTALYERVGDLAAFDLVRAHFHALLEIISSEKGAVVKTIGDAVMATFVRPEHAIVAGLRMRAAMDELNKQRGTDDLIVKIGIHEGPCLAVMLNERQDYFGQTVNIAARVQSLSTAQEIHITGPVLDAPAVAEVLQQRAIKPIQKQAALRGIADKMVVYEIP; this is translated from the coding sequence ATGAGCGACATCCAGGCCCAGCTATCCGTTCTGAAGCAGACCGCCGACGCAAAGGTGGTCGATGCGATTGCGCGCCTCATCAAGGATGGTGAGGATCACGAGCTCAACCGCGTCAATGTGCTCGACTTCGCCACGCAGCACGGCGTCGATGAAGAGCACGCGATCTCCACCTTCCTGCATTCGGCGCGGCTCGGGTTGTTCGATCTCGGCTGGAACGTGCTGTGCCCCGGCTGCGGCGGCGTGCTTGGCGCCCATACGACGCTGAAGGCGCTCAAGCCGGACGATTATCACTGCGCGCTCTGCGCCTGCGGCTACAAGGCCTCGGTCGACGATCAGGTCGAAGTCTCCTTCACCGTGAATCCGCGCGTCCGGCGGATCGCCGCGCACGATCCCGATACGCTTCCGGTGTGGGAGTATTTCAAGCAGGTGTTCTGGAGCTCCGGTGTCGACTTCAACAAGGAATCGTTTGCGACACTGGCCAACGAGGTGACGCTGGATACGATGGAGTTACCGGCCGGGGAGAAGGCGACGATGTCGCTGCAACTCCCGAACGACTTCATCATCATCTTCGAGCCGGTGACCCACGCCGCCCAGTTCATCGACGTCCAGGGCGAGCCGACCAAGGACCGCCAGCAGCTCTCGATCATGTACAACAAGGTGCAGGCGCCGACGGGAACCACGACGATGCGGCCGGGGCCGCTGCGGCTGTCGCTGGAGAACCAGGCCGGCGTGCGCGTGCTGCCGTCGGTGTTCATCGCGGCCGAGGCGCTCCATCATCTGATCGGGCAGCGCAAGCCGTTCCTCACCGCCAAGCGCATGCTGTCGAACCAGACGTTTCGCGATGTCTTCAAGGCTGACAATCTCAGTCTCGACCAGCGGCTCCAGATCACCTCGCTGACCTTCCTGTTCACCGACCTGAAGGGCTCGACCGCGCTCTACGAACGCGTCGGCGATCTCGCCGCCTTCGATCTCGTGCGTGCGCATTTCCACGCGCTGCTCGAGATCATCTCGTCCGAGAAGGGTGCGGTGGTGAAGACGATCGGCGATGCCGTGATGGCCACCTTCGTCCGTCCCGAGCATGCCATCGTCGCGGGCCTGCGGATGCGGGCGGCGATGGATGAGCTCAACAAGCAGCGCGGCACCGATGATCTCATCGTCAAGATCGGCATCCATGAAGGCCCGTGCCTCGCGGTGATGCTCAACGAGCGGCAGGATTATTTCGGCCAGACCGTCAACATCGCCGCGCGTGTGCAGAGCCTGTCGACCGCGCAGGAGATCCATATCACCGGCCCGGTGCTGGATGCGCCGGCGGTCGCCGAGGTTCTGCAGCAGCGCGCCATCAAGCCGATCCAGAAGCAGGCGGCGCTGCGCGGCATCGCCGACAAGATGGTGGTGTACGAGATACCGTAG
- a CDS encoding TerB family tellurite resistance protein → MLDGLRQFIADIVAPHAQDRAFGDSDYRLAATALLVHVVSLDGQPTQAEQSKLHNLIESHFKLDRGTADRLIADATQVEGEAVDLYHFTSVIMRSLDEEGRKRIVQMMWELVYADGQVTEFEDNVVWRASDLLGISQRDRIDLKHAVAERAGGQVKDNAVGG, encoded by the coding sequence ATGCTCGACGGCCTGCGCCAGTTCATCGCCGACATTGTTGCACCTCACGCCCAGGACCGCGCCTTCGGCGACAGCGATTATCGGCTGGCGGCCACCGCGCTGCTGGTCCACGTGGTTTCGCTTGACGGCCAGCCGACGCAGGCCGAGCAGAGCAAGCTGCACAATCTGATCGAAAGCCATTTCAAGCTCGATCGGGGCACGGCTGACCGGCTGATTGCGGATGCGACCCAGGTCGAGGGCGAGGCTGTCGATCTCTATCACTTTACCAGCGTGATCATGCGCTCGCTCGACGAAGAGGGCCGCAAGCGCATCGTCCAGATGATGTGGGAGCTGGTCTATGCCGACGGCCAGGTCACCGAGTTCGAGGACAACGTCGTCTGGCGTGCCTCCGACCTGCTCGGGATCTCCCAGCGCGACCGGATCGATCTGAAGCATGCCGTCGCGGAGCGCGCCGGCGGTCAGGTCAAGGACAACGCCGTCGGCGGCTGA